One stretch of bacterium DNA includes these proteins:
- a CDS encoding serine protease: MEVKGADGTEPGVFAATGEGALELEVSGAAQLVHSRRELVARALQGRPRDAVRRRGGRRAGRAGPKFRIKPRTVIGEDERQQIADTSQYPCRSIGSLAITGADGSELIGTGWLAGKRLVVTAGHCVYMHDRGGWAQRIEVTPGRNGSRLPYSTVTTSRFRSVTGWLNRRDRSLDYGALLLPEAIGDDLGYLGFASLSNHDLRQNEINIAGYPDDKPQAGSLWWQARHLERIGTSTLAYTVDTSGGQSGAPIWRHLNGSRQVVGIHGTGLVRSNLGVRINSKVFQNLQAWDREAG, encoded by the coding sequence ATGGAGGTCAAGGGAGCCGACGGGACGGAACCCGGCGTCTTTGCCGCCACCGGCGAGGGTGCTCTCGAGCTGGAAGTGTCGGGTGCGGCGCAGCTTGTGCACTCGCGGCGAGAACTGGTGGCGCGAGCCCTGCAGGGTCGGCCTCGCGACGCGGTCCGCCGGAGAGGCGGTCGAAGGGCCGGGCGAGCCGGCCCGAAATTTCGGATCAAGCCGAGGACGGTGATCGGAGAAGATGAGCGGCAGCAGATTGCCGATACCTCCCAGTATCCGTGTCGCAGCATCGGCTCCCTCGCGATCACGGGCGCCGACGGGTCGGAGCTGATCGGCACAGGGTGGCTCGCCGGAAAGAGACTAGTTGTGACGGCCGGCCATTGTGTCTACATGCACGATCGGGGCGGCTGGGCCCAGAGAATTGAAGTTACTCCAGGAAGAAACGGTTCGCGGCTCCCCTACTCAACGGTGACTACTTCGAGGTTCCGCAGCGTTACCGGCTGGCTCAATCGGCGCGACCGATCACTGGATTATGGGGCGCTCCTGTTGCCCGAGGCCATAGGCGACGATCTGGGGTACCTTGGATTTGCGAGCTTGAGCAACCACGACCTGCGCCAGAACGAGATCAACATTGCGGGTTATCCGGACGACAAGCCGCAGGCGGGCTCTCTCTGGTGGCAGGCCCGCCACCTTGAGAGAATAGGCACCTCGACTCTGGCATACACGGTTGATACCAGTGGTGGGCAAAGCGGCGCGCCCATCTGGCGGCATCTCAACGGCAGCCGGCAGGTCGTGGGCATACACGGGACGGGCTTGGTTCGTTCCAATTTGGGGGTGCGGATCAATTCAAAGGTGTTTCAGAACCTTCAGGCATGGGATCGAGAGGCGGGTTGA